The following proteins are co-located in the Candidatus Poribacteria bacterium genome:
- a CDS encoding SDR family oxidoreductase encodes MVPRMGRLDGKVAIVTGGGTGIGRASAELFAVEGARVVIAGRRADVGEQAASEIRALGGAARYAEADVTRADDVRLLFARARELYGSPDVVLNVAGISGRRYGDGPIHECSDDGWDTVMNANTRSMFLMCREAARSMLENGGGSIINTSSVLASSPAPDLFGTHAYAASKGAILSLSRSMASYYARHRIRVNVLAPALIATPMSGRAQSDAGVLEYIRTKQPLTGALGTALDCAYAALYLASDESAFVTGIVLTVDGGWSVSDGQLPRHLTEESQ; translated from the coding sequence ATGGTTCCGCGTATGGGCAGACTCGACGGCAAAGTCGCCATCGTGACCGGCGGCGGAACCGGGATCGGCAGGGCGTCTGCCGAGCTCTTCGCCGTCGAAGGGGCTCGCGTTGTGATCGCGGGTCGTCGGGCGGATGTCGGTGAGCAGGCTGCGTCGGAGATTCGGGCGCTCGGCGGCGCCGCGCGGTACGCCGAGGCGGATGTGACGCGAGCAGACGACGTACGCCTCCTGTTCGCTCGCGCACGAGAGCTGTACGGGTCGCCCGATGTCGTGCTGAACGTAGCGGGCATCAGCGGCAGGCGGTACGGTGACGGTCCCATCCACGAATGCAGCGACGACGGCTGGGACACCGTGATGAACGCCAACACGCGGAGCATGTTCCTCATGTGCCGCGAGGCGGCGCGCTCGATGCTGGAAAACGGCGGCGGAAGCATCATCAACACGTCGTCGGTCCTGGCGTCGTCGCCCGCGCCGGACCTGTTCGGCACGCACGCATATGCCGCGAGCAAGGGCGCGATCCTCTCGCTTAGCCGCTCGATGGCGAGCTACTATGCCCGCCATCGGATCCGGGTGAACGTGCTCGCGCCCGCGCTCATCGCGACGCCGATGAGCGGACGCGCTCAGTCGGACGCGGGTGTTCTGGAGTACATCCGCACGAAGCAGCCGTTGACGGGTGCTCTGGGGACCGCGCTCGATTGCGCGTATGCGGCGCTCTATCTGGCGTCAGACGAGTCCGCGTTCGTCACAGGCATCGTGCTCACCGTCGACGGCGGCTGGTCCGTATCGGACGGTCAGTTGCCCCGTCATCTCACCGAGGAGTCTCAATGA
- a CDS encoding methionine synthase, producing MSRLITTSVVGSHAFPGWLFLGDAAAQRGELGSEDVRELVQDAITVAVEDQHRAGLDVITDGEMSRLDFNLGFYSFLDNIEPIPTARQLGVPAHDQRGKYRVVGELAAHGGLGVVEDFRYLKSIARTDVKATLPGPFTLAGRLEPCTRYPDRMALTEALIPIVRSEALQLVAAGADFLQIDEPSFSVYPERIAEYVDVFNRTVDGVQARIATHLCFGNYRARAVGRRRYRALFPAAMDMRVGQFVLEFASREFVELDLLREIAQDRDVAVGVVDVKNLWIEPAEEIATRTRLLLEHVAPERLTLVPDCGLSQTARWAALRKLRAMVDGASIVRRELAG from the coding sequence ATGAGTCGTCTCATCACGACGTCGGTGGTCGGAAGCCATGCGTTCCCTGGGTGGCTGTTTCTCGGCGACGCCGCCGCGCAGCGAGGCGAACTGGGGTCCGAAGATGTCCGCGAACTGGTTCAAGACGCGATCACCGTCGCCGTCGAGGATCAGCACCGGGCGGGACTCGATGTCATCACGGACGGCGAGATGAGTCGGCTCGACTTCAACCTGGGGTTCTACAGCTTCCTCGACAACATCGAGCCGATTCCGACGGCGCGTCAGCTTGGCGTGCCGGCGCACGACCAACGCGGGAAGTACCGCGTGGTCGGCGAGCTCGCCGCGCACGGTGGGCTGGGCGTCGTCGAGGACTTCCGCTATCTCAAGTCGATTGCCCGGACCGACGTCAAGGCGACGCTGCCGGGACCGTTCACGCTGGCGGGGCGGCTGGAGCCCTGCACGCGCTACCCGGATCGCATGGCGCTCACCGAGGCGCTCATTCCCATCGTCCGGTCCGAGGCGCTGCAGCTCGTCGCGGCTGGGGCGGACTTCCTCCAAATCGACGAGCCGTCGTTCAGCGTGTACCCGGAACGGATCGCCGAATACGTCGATGTGTTCAACCGCACGGTCGATGGCGTTCAGGCGCGTATCGCGACACACCTCTGCTTCGGGAACTACCGGGCCCGCGCGGTTGGGCGGCGGCGCTATCGCGCCCTCTTCCCGGCGGCGATGGACATGCGCGTCGGCCAGTTCGTGCTCGAGTTCGCGTCGCGGGAGTTCGTCGAGCTCGACCTGCTCCGGGAGATCGCGCAGGACCGAGACGTCGCCGTGGGCGTCGTCGATGTGAAGAACCTGTGGATCGAGCCAGCGGAGGAGATCGCGACACGGACGCGATTGCTGTTGGAGCACGTTGCGCCGGAGCGCCTCACGCTGGTTCCAGACTGCGGTCTGTCGCAGACGGCACGATGGGCGGCTCTGCGGAAGCTCCGAGCTATGGTCGATGGTGCGAGCATCGTACGGCGAGAGTTGGCGGGCTAG
- a CDS encoding sigma-54-dependent Fis family transcriptional regulator gives MSASRILVADDNHDTCHYIVQCLRMETDLDVNVEIAYDRDSALAKLRDASTPFDVVIADLWMPDSANVRDEHGGLRVLDAGRAQTPPADVLIITGNSSADTALRASLTGARDYLIKPIDGDRLVATLREILSERRAPRESVPEPVDGAETLTPIIGASPVMIEVMRTIGRVARTELDLLIVGDSGTGKELVARTIHANSARANGPFVPVNCSAIPEQLLEAELFGIGRRVATEVDARPGRFMEAEGGTLFLDEIGEVSLDVQPKLLRAIELKEIQRVGSDVAKADVRIIAATNRQLADAVELGSFRRDLYYRLTGAVIRVPSLEERREDIPRLAEHFLRLYARRIGKSIAGFDADAMRELTSRRWDGNVRELENAVEMACVRASGSIIRTQDIPDGEHAPTGRAASGNGIESFLASMSRPSMEAATDEFQRLLIEHVLRQNGGNRTHAARQLGIGRTALHRKMKQLGVQDDGRD, from the coding sequence ATGTCAGCGTCGCGGATCCTCGTAGCCGACGACAACCACGACACCTGCCACTACATCGTTCAGTGTCTCCGCATGGAGACGGATCTGGATGTCAACGTCGAAATCGCCTACGACCGCGATTCAGCCCTCGCCAAACTGCGCGACGCTTCGACGCCCTTCGACGTCGTGATCGCCGACCTGTGGATGCCGGACTCCGCGAACGTTCGCGACGAGCACGGCGGTCTGCGTGTCCTGGACGCAGGGCGAGCGCAGACGCCGCCAGCCGACGTCCTGATCATCACCGGCAACAGCTCGGCGGACACCGCTCTGCGCGCCAGTCTCACCGGCGCACGCGACTATCTCATCAAGCCCATCGACGGCGATCGCCTCGTGGCGACACTCCGGGAAATCCTGAGCGAACGGCGCGCGCCGCGGGAGAGCGTGCCAGAGCCGGTCGACGGAGCCGAGACGCTCACGCCGATCATCGGAGCCAGTCCCGTCATGATCGAGGTGATGCGAACCATCGGACGCGTCGCCAGAACCGAGCTCGACCTGCTGATCGTCGGCGACAGCGGAACCGGGAAGGAGCTCGTCGCGAGAACGATCCATGCGAACAGCGCGCGCGCCAACGGTCCGTTCGTGCCGGTGAACTGCAGCGCGATCCCCGAACAACTCCTGGAAGCCGAGCTCTTCGGCATCGGCAGGCGCGTGGCGACGGAAGTGGATGCCCGACCCGGACGGTTCATGGAGGCGGAGGGAGGCACGCTCTTCCTCGATGAGATCGGGGAAGTGTCCCTCGACGTTCAGCCGAAGCTGCTCCGCGCCATCGAGCTCAAGGAGATCCAGAGAGTCGGCAGCGACGTCGCGAAAGCCGACGTCCGCATCATCGCGGCGACGAACCGCCAGCTCGCCGACGCCGTCGAGCTGGGCAGCTTCCGCCGAGACCTCTACTACCGCCTCACCGGAGCCGTCATCCGCGTTCCATCGCTCGAGGAGCGACGCGAGGACATCCCGCGTTTGGCGGAGCACTTTCTGCGGCTCTACGCGCGGAGAATCGGCAAATCGATTGCCGGCTTCGACGCGGACGCAATGCGTGAGCTCACGTCGCGCCGTTGGGATGGGAACGTCCGCGAGCTCGAGAACGCGGTCGAGATGGCGTGTGTCCGCGCTTCCGGTTCGATCATTCGAACCCAGGACATACCGGACGGCGAACATGCCCCGACCGGCAGGGCCGCCTCTGGGAACGGCATCGAGAGCTTCCTGGCGTCCATGTCGCGCCCATCGATGGAAGCCGCTACCGATGAGTTCCAGCGCCTCCTGATCGAGCACGTGCTGCGCCAGAACGGTGGGAACCGCACGCACGCCGCGCGACAGCTCGGAATCGGTCGAACGGCGCTCCACCGGAAGATGAAGCAGCTCGGCGTTCAGGACGATGGGCGCGACTAG
- a CDS encoding CHASE2 domain-containing protein produces MLEALGLLSPLEYRAYDLRARLKARRPAAVAPDLAIVTIDARSEEALGPFPWPHQVYSALVSRLEFLGAKGVMFAIQFTREDPTDDALTPGVPLFIVRPYAFTDTASSRKPPQVGEWQRVPTEMAAGDPVTSFSAIVLSREDGVYRHAQEKAIDRVTGGPVYGLELLLASRARGVPPEQLARHLDDRGRLLLSSEMPALPALSFVDVLSENATSVRKTVEDRWVLVGVDDSPTVPSLPSPFGRLNALEARAVATNSLLVDESNRPLTPLTSIFAIVLWAALSATAVFGIRASALTSRRVLVLGGAAVAGHVLVAVAAFEIWRVWIPIVAPVAVIGLSALVWAFALDAARLEAAHLRAVASEREAAFGVMAAQVRHEVRNVLQSIRAPADIVRRNFERGDPLGMASNPDAICSEMDTIIRRTQRLSDMVDNDLAYFGGGPPETMPGDAWEVAAEVADSMEPELAEQGVSTRRIAPQDRALADIDGATMRVVFTNLIRNAMQAMPEGGILTLAYAEPTAGTVAIRVTDTGVGIEADRLAHVFDAFHTTKARGLGLGLLNARNIVTAHRGDIRVESRIGAGTTFEVVLPRARAATQS; encoded by the coding sequence ATGCTTGAGGCACTCGGGCTCTTGTCTCCGTTGGAGTACCGAGCTTACGACCTTCGGGCTCGTCTCAAGGCGAGACGTCCCGCCGCCGTCGCGCCAGACCTGGCGATTGTGACCATCGACGCCCGCAGCGAGGAGGCACTGGGGCCCTTCCCGTGGCCCCACCAGGTCTACTCGGCGTTGGTTTCCCGTCTGGAGTTCCTTGGCGCCAAGGGCGTCATGTTCGCGATCCAGTTCACGCGCGAAGACCCGACGGACGACGCTCTCACCCCCGGGGTTCCCCTTTTCATCGTTCGCCCGTACGCGTTCACGGATACTGCTTCGTCCAGGAAGCCGCCTCAAGTCGGCGAATGGCAGCGCGTGCCGACGGAGATGGCAGCCGGAGACCCCGTGACGTCGTTCAGCGCCATCGTGCTGAGCCGCGAGGACGGCGTCTATCGCCACGCGCAGGAGAAGGCGATCGATCGAGTGACCGGCGGGCCCGTCTACGGGCTGGAACTGCTGCTCGCATCGCGGGCTCGCGGCGTCCCACCCGAACAGCTCGCTCGACATCTCGACGACCGAGGACGCCTGCTGCTTTCGAGCGAAATGCCCGCTCTGCCGGCTCTGTCGTTCGTGGACGTCCTCAGCGAGAACGCCACGAGCGTCAGGAAGACCGTGGAAGATCGTTGGGTCCTCGTCGGCGTCGACGATTCCCCGACCGTTCCCAGTCTGCCGTCCCCATTCGGCAGACTCAACGCTCTGGAAGCTCGTGCCGTCGCGACCAACTCGCTTCTCGTTGACGAATCCAACCGCCCGTTGACGCCGCTGACGTCGATCTTCGCCATCGTCCTGTGGGCTGCGTTGAGCGCCACGGCGGTCTTCGGCATCCGCGCTTCGGCTCTCACGTCGCGACGCGTTCTCGTACTTGGCGGCGCGGCTGTCGCTGGTCACGTCCTCGTCGCCGTCGCGGCGTTCGAGATTTGGCGAGTCTGGATCCCCATCGTCGCACCGGTCGCGGTCATCGGGCTCTCGGCGCTCGTATGGGCGTTCGCGCTGGACGCCGCGCGACTCGAGGCGGCACATCTGCGCGCCGTGGCATCCGAGAGGGAAGCTGCATTCGGCGTCATGGCGGCGCAGGTCCGCCACGAAGTGCGCAACGTCCTCCAGTCGATCCGCGCTCCTGCCGACATCGTGCGCCGCAACTTCGAGCGAGGCGATCCGCTCGGGATGGCATCGAATCCTGACGCCATCTGCTCCGAGATGGACACGATCATCCGACGAACCCAGCGCCTGTCGGACATGGTGGACAATGATCTAGCTTACTTCGGCGGCGGACCCCCGGAGACAATGCCAGGCGACGCGTGGGAGGTGGCGGCGGAGGTCGCCGACAGCATGGAACCCGAGCTCGCTGAGCAGGGCGTATCGACTCGACGCATCGCCCCCCAGGATCGCGCCCTGGCGGACATCGACGGCGCGACGATGCGCGTCGTGTTCACGAACTTGATCCGGAACGCGATGCAGGCGATGCCCGAGGGTGGTATCCTCACTCTCGCCTACGCAGAGCCGACGGCTGGAACGGTCGCCATCCGCGTCACGGACACCGGCGTCGGCATCGAGGCTGATCGCTTGGCGCACGTGTTTGACGCGTTCCACACGACCAAAGCGCGCGGACTCGGTCTCGGTCTGCTGAACGCCAGGAACATCGTCACCGCGCACCGGGGCGATATTCGGGTGGAGAGCCGAATCGGGGCGGGCACGACGTTCGAGGTCGTGTTGCCGCGAGCACGCGCCGCTACGCAGTCCTGA